From Uloborus diversus isolate 005 chromosome 8, Udiv.v.3.1, whole genome shotgun sequence, a single genomic window includes:
- the LOC129227897 gene encoding zinc finger protein 98-like, with protein sequence MRIPADKKPCSSENCSNTFSKLVHLSKHKKVPSREKPYTCEHCSKTFSHNGNLKVHLRIHTGEKVHSCNDCSKVFSTLGQLQSHSRVHTGEKPYCCNFCFKAFSHFASLKAHIRYHTGEKPYSCEYCSKSFTALGHLKEHKKRHTGVQPYTCKICSRKFAHAGSLKSHLSVHSSEKPFSCELCSKSCSLLRDLKTHMRIHNGKKSFICEYCSAAFYTSSRLKEHIRSHTGEKPYPCELCSKAFSSSTGKRSHMRTHTEEKPYACELCSRKFSQLGLLKTHSKTHTRDAS encoded by the coding sequence ATGAGAATCCCAGCTGACAAAAAACCTTGTTCttctgaaaattgttcaaatacaTTTTCTAAATTGGTACACCTAAGCAAACATAAGAAAGTCCCATCTCGCGAAAAACCTTATacttgtgaacattgttcaaagacgTTTTCTCACAATGGGAATCTAAAAGTGCACTTGAGGATCCATACCGGAGAAAAGGTTCATTCTTGCAATGACTGTTCAAAAGTATTTTCTACATTAGGCCAACTGCAATCACACTCGAGAGTCCATACAGGAGAAAAGCCTTATTGTTGTAATTTCTGTTTCAAAGCCTTTTCTCACTTCGCATCTCTGAAAGCACACATAAGATACCATACAGGAGAAAAGCCTTATTCTTGCGAGTATTGCTCAAAGTCGTTTACTGCTTTAGGACACCTGAAAGAGCATAAGAAACGTCATACCGGCGTCCAACCGTATACTTGTAAAATATGTTCTAGAAAGTTTGCTCACGCTGGAAGTCTAAAATCTCACTTGAGTGTCCATAGCAGTGAAAAACCATTCTCTTGTGAACTTTGTTCAAAATCGTGTTCTCTGTTGAGAGATTTAAAAACACATATGAGAATCCATAACGGCAAGAAAAGCTTTATCTGTGAGTACTGTTCAGCAGCGTTTTATACTTCTTCAAGACTAAAGGAACATATTAGATCCCATACTGGGGAGAAGCCGTATCCTTGTGAATTGTGTAGCAAAGCCTTTTCCTCGTCTACTGGCAAGAGATCACACATGAGAACCCATACGGAGGAGAAACCGTATGCTTGCGAGCTGTGTTCTAGAAAATTTTCTCAACTTGGGCTGCTGAAAACACATTCGAAAACCCATACTCGTGATGCGTCATAA
- the LOC129227489 gene encoding zinc finger protein 664-like, with the protein METQMTIHICGQPSESCSNTLSELADLSENKRIPADEDPSSSENCSNALSELTDLSEHKGIRAGVDPNSSENYSNTLSELEDLSEHERIPADEDPSSSENCSNTLSELSGLSEHKGIPAGVDPNSSENYSNTLTELEDLSVHERIPDGEKPSSESGSNALFKSPARSEHKKIQSGEKPFTCEICSKSFSRKGNLKVHRRIHTSERPYSCNDCSKAFSQLGQLKSHSRVHTGERPYCCDFCFKAFSQFASLKIHIRIHTGEKPYSCEYCSNSFTTLGHLREHKKRHTGAQPHTCKICSRKFAHSGSLKTHLSVHSNEKPFSCELCSKSCAHLRDLKTHMRIHNGKKTFICEYCPAAYYTSSSLKEHIRSHTGEKPYPCELCPKRFSRIQQLKRHNVIHTGEKPFSCELCNKAFSSSTGKRLHMRTHTKERPYACELCPRKFSQSGQLKTHLKTHTRESP; encoded by the coding sequence aTGGAAACCCAAATGACAATTCATATTTGTGGACAGCCTTCTGAAAGTTGCTCAAATACACTTTCTGAATTAGCAGATCTGAGCGAAAATAAGAGAATTCCAGCTGACGAAGATCCTAGTTCTTCTGAAAATTGCTCAAATGCACTTTCTGAATTAACAGATCTGAGCGAACATAAGGGAATTCGAGCTGGCGTAGATCCTAAttcttctgaaaattactcaaatACACTTTCGGAATTAGAAGATCTAAGCGAACATGAGAGAATTCCAGCTGACGAAGATCCTAGTTCTTCTGAAAATTGCTCAAATACACTTTCTGAATTATCAGGTCTGAGCGAACATAAAGGAATTCCAGCTGGCGTAGATCCTAAttcttctgaaaattactcaaatACACTTACGGAATTAGAAGATCTAAGCGTACATGAGAGAATTCCAGATGGCGAAAAACCTTCTTCTGAAAGCGGCTCAAATGCACTTTTTAAATCACCAGCCCGAAGCGAACATAAGAAAATCCAATCTGGTGAAAAACCTTTCACTTGCGAAATTTGTTCGAAGTCGTTTTCTCGAAAGGGAAATCTAAAAGTGCACAGGAGAATCCACACCAGTGAAAGACCTTATTCTTGCAATGACTGTTCAAAAGCCTTTTCTCAGTTAGGCCAACTGAAATCACACTCGAGAGTCCATACAGGAGAAAGGCCTTATTGTTGCGATTTTTGTTTCAAAGCCTTTTCTCAGTTCGCATCGCTGAAAATTCACATAAGAATCCATACAGGAGAAAAGCCTTATTCTTGCGAATATTGTTCAAATTCGTTTACTACTTTGGGACACCTGAGAGAGCATAAAAAACGCCATACTGGTGCTCAACCTCATACTTGTAAAATATGCTCGAGGAAGTTTGCTCACTCTGGAAGTCTAAAAACTCACTTGAGTGTCCATAGCAATGAAAAACCATTCTCTTGCGAACTTTGTTCGAAATCGTGTGCTCATTTGAGAGATTTGAAAACACATATGAGGATCCATAACGGCAAGAAAACCTTTATCTGTGAGTACTGTCCAGCAGCGTATTATACTTCTTCATCGCTAAAGGAACATATTAGATCCCATACTGGGGAGAAACCGTACCCTTGCGAGTTGTGTCCAAAGAGATTTTCTCGTATTCAGCAGCTGAAGAGGCACAATGTAATACACACCGGTGAAAAACCGTTTTCCTGCGAGTTGTGTAACAAAGCCTTCTCTTCGTCTACTGGCAAGAGATTACACATGAGAACCCATACGAAGGAGAGACCGTACGCTTGTGAGCTGTGTCCTAGAAAATTTTCTCAGTCTGGACAGCTGAAAACGCATTTGAAAACTCACACTCGTGAATCACCATAA